The following are encoded together in the Pseudomonadota bacterium genome:
- a CDS encoding M48 family metallopeptidase: MNAHDIRCSNDLKLYQQLLEHPDIQRVNTHLAQRAEDQGSLKIRRHLLATSVRLSERMAPHVHKIAERCIERLGIEIPVELYVFASPQYNAACFKPEDGRLFIMFASSLLEQFDDAELGFVMGHELGHHLYRHHDIPIGYVLRGRQKPDARLALELFAWSRYAEISADRAGAHCTEKLQSVAKALFKLASGLSDRTIAFQLDDFLRQVDEMQVHDGEPGQGAPKEDWFSTHPFSPLRVKALALFYRSALARSGGTPKDQLEVAVQSIMSLMEPSYLEGRTAVAESMRRALFAAALAVANADGEITEAETEVFEKFFGAGSLNDRIDVEKTVAELDARLDTVREQASSSQRTQLLRDLCLIAGAEDHVGEPERAVMDEVADKLDLPRGLICQTLDRTVELD, translated from the coding sequence ATGAACGCCCACGACATCCGCTGCAGCAACGACCTCAAGCTCTACCAACAGCTGCTCGAGCACCCCGACATCCAGCGGGTCAACACCCACCTGGCGCAGCGTGCCGAGGATCAAGGGTCGCTCAAGATCCGGCGCCACCTGCTGGCGACGTCCGTGCGCCTGAGCGAACGCATGGCGCCCCACGTGCACAAGATCGCTGAGCGCTGCATCGAGCGCCTCGGCATCGAGATACCCGTCGAGCTCTACGTCTTCGCGAGCCCCCAGTACAACGCGGCGTGCTTCAAGCCCGAGGACGGGCGCCTGTTCATCATGTTCGCCTCCAGCCTCCTGGAGCAGTTCGATGATGCGGAGCTCGGCTTCGTGATGGGCCACGAGCTCGGCCACCACCTCTACCGCCACCACGACATCCCCATCGGCTACGTGCTGCGCGGTCGCCAGAAGCCCGACGCTCGCCTGGCCCTGGAGCTCTTCGCCTGGTCTCGCTACGCCGAGATCTCCGCCGATCGCGCCGGCGCCCATTGCACGGAGAAGCTCCAGAGCGTGGCCAAGGCCCTGTTCAAACTCGCCTCAGGCCTCAGCGATCGCACCATCGCCTTCCAGCTCGACGACTTCCTGCGCCAGGTCGACGAGATGCAGGTGCACGACGGCGAACCGGGTCAGGGCGCGCCGAAGGAGGATTGGTTCTCCACCCACCCCTTCAGCCCCCTGCGCGTGAAGGCCCTGGCGCTCTTCTATCGCTCCGCCCTGGCGCGATCCGGTGGCACACCGAAGGATCAGCTGGAGGTGGCCGTGCAATCGATCATGAGCTTGATGGAGCCCTCCTACCTGGAAGGGCGCACCGCCGTCGCGGAGTCGATGCGCCGGGCCCTCTTCGCCGCCGCCCTGGCGGTGGCGAACGCCGATGGCGAGATCACCGAGGCGGAGACCGAGGTGTTCGAGAAGTTCTTCGGCGCGGGCAGCCTCAACGATCGCATCGATGTGGAGAAGACCGTCGCCGAGCTGGACGCGCGCCTGGACACGGTGCGCGAGCAGGCGAGCTCATCCCAGCGCACGCAGCTCCTGCGCGATCTGTGCCTGATCGCCGGCGCCGAGGACCACGTGGGCGAGCCGGAGCGGGCGGTCATGGACGAGGTGGCGGACAAGCTGGATCTGCCGCGCGGGCTGATCTGCCAGACCTTGGATCGCACGGTCGAACTGGACTGA
- a CDS encoding SdiA-regulated domain-containing protein: protein MFHLTLLRRFAIKDKSLGLTEPSGLALASGGDGLWTVSDDTKRILRLDPEGKLLRDHSFEVPVSGLEAITTGADGSTLYAVCEDTNEVLCLDLASEKVTRRRRLADMAGYEAIAHLFAGSDANKGLEGLAWNNDTARLFALKEGSPGLLIEISADLAAVCSHTSLGETNGFVDDDVAGDRLDFSGLCYDTTRRAFWIVSDRARRVFLYDPAAGRVLHSAPLGYAKNGQYRQISKAEGVAYDAQRKRLYVVCDEDARLYVYDVRH from the coding sequence ATGTTTCACCTTACGCTGCTGCGCCGCTTCGCCATCAAGGACAAGTCGCTCGGCTTGACCGAGCCGTCGGGCCTGGCGCTGGCTTCAGGCGGTGACGGGCTGTGGACGGTCAGCGACGACACCAAGCGAATACTCCGGCTGGACCCCGAGGGTAAGCTCCTTCGTGACCACTCGTTCGAGGTACCCGTGAGTGGCCTCGAGGCGATCACCACCGGGGCCGACGGCAGCACGCTCTACGCGGTATGCGAGGACACCAACGAAGTCCTGTGCCTCGATCTGGCGTCCGAGAAGGTGACGCGACGACGGCGCCTGGCGGATATGGCGGGGTATGAGGCGATCGCTCACCTCTTCGCCGGCAGCGATGCGAACAAGGGGCTGGAGGGCCTCGCTTGGAACAATGACACCGCCAGGCTCTTCGCACTGAAGGAAGGCTCACCGGGCCTGCTGATCGAAATCAGCGCGGATCTCGCGGCGGTTTGCAGCCATACCAGCCTGGGTGAGACGAACGGGTTCGTCGACGATGACGTCGCCGGCGATCGTCTGGATTTCTCGGGTCTTTGCTACGACACCACGCGCAGAGCGTTCTGGATCGTGAGCGACCGTGCCCGTCGCGTCTTCCTCTACGATCCCGCCGCTGGGCGCGTCCTGCACAGCGCTCCCCTCGGGTACGCCAAGAACGGTCAGTACCGGCAGATATCGAAAGCGGAAGGGGTCGCCTACGATGCGCAACGCAAGCGCTTGTACGTCGTCTGCGACGAGGACGCACGACTCTACGTCTACGACGTTCGCCACTGA